A DNA window from Pseudomonadota bacterium contains the following coding sequences:
- a CDS encoding RDD family protein yields MDFLPLNKNGRHVYIGVFRRAGAGIIDTLVLVPFSVAFYYLESLSIGVAIVLAVVASGLYAGYAVVCHACFGATVGKGLMHIRVTQPDGARITWRHAVLRSSPFLVFALLLAIAQIVALLQVDTAAYSAASWLERNRHVVPHLPPWHTVVTVSLNAWIVIECVVLLLNTRQRAIHDFIAGTVVIHRDFSVPYQDALRAKRRMPA; encoded by the coding sequence ATGGACTTCCTACCGCTGAACAAGAACGGCAGACACGTGTACATCGGCGTCTTCCGGCGTGCCGGCGCCGGCATCATCGACACGCTGGTGTTGGTGCCGTTCAGTGTTGCGTTCTACTACCTCGAGAGCCTGTCCATCGGTGTCGCCATCGTTCTGGCGGTGGTTGCGAGCGGGTTGTACGCGGGCTACGCGGTGGTGTGTCACGCGTGCTTTGGTGCCACCGTCGGCAAGGGGCTCATGCACATCCGGGTCACGCAACCCGACGGCGCGCGGATCACCTGGCGGCACGCGGTGCTGCGCTCTTCCCCGTTTCTGGTGTTTGCCTTGCTGCTCGCCATTGCCCAGATCGTGGCCTTGTTGCAGGTCGACACGGCCGCCTACAGCGCCGCCAGTTGGTTGGAGCGCAATCGGCATGTCGTGCCGCATTTGCCGCCGTGGCACACCGTGGTCACCGTGTCCCTGAACGCCTGGATCGTGATCGAGTGTGTTGTCCTGTTGCTGAACACGCGACAACGCGCCATCCACGACTTCATTGCCGGCACAGTGGTGATTCACCGTGACTTCAGCGTGCCGTACCAGGACGCCTTGCGGGCCAAGAGGCGCATGCCCGCGTAG
- a CDS encoding L-fuconate dehydratase — protein MTTITAYHTHDLRFPTSDNLDGSDAMNPDPDYSAAYIVLQTDGPHRGHGLTFTIGRGNEVCVAALEALAALVVGRDLGWITEDMGRFWRHITGDSQLRWIGPDKGAIHMAAGAVINAVWDLWAKDVGKPVWRLVAEMSPEDVVRLIDFRYITDALTPQEARALLHEQAPFKADRIASLEREGYPCYTTSAGWLGYPDDKLRRLCRETRDAGFTHAKFKVGRDLEDDIRRLRIAREELGDDMTIMIDANQVWEVDQAIEWLSALQFAKPFFIEEPTSPDDVLGHRAIRRAIAPTKVATGEMCQNRILFKQFITAGAIDIVQIDSCRMGGLNEVLAVMLMAAKHGLPVWPHAGGVGLCEYVQHMSMIDYVAICGEKDNRRIEYVDHLHEHFVDPCDVRDGAYTAPSRPGFSIEMKPASIAAYTFDGG, from the coding sequence ATGACCACGATCACGGCCTACCACACGCACGACCTGCGGTTTCCGACCTCCGATAACCTCGACGGCTCCGACGCGATGAACCCGGACCCCGACTACTCGGCGGCCTACATCGTGTTGCAGACGGACGGCCCGCACCGCGGCCACGGACTGACCTTCACCATCGGGCGGGGCAACGAAGTCTGTGTTGCGGCGCTCGAAGCGTTGGCTGCCCTGGTGGTCGGGCGGGACCTCGGCTGGATCACCGAGGACATGGGCCGGTTCTGGCGACACATCACAGGCGACAGTCAGCTGCGTTGGATCGGGCCGGACAAGGGTGCCATCCACATGGCGGCCGGTGCTGTGATCAACGCCGTGTGGGACCTCTGGGCCAAGGACGTTGGCAAACCGGTGTGGCGACTGGTCGCCGAAATGAGCCCGGAAGACGTCGTGCGCCTGATTGATTTCCGGTACATCACCGATGCACTCACACCGCAGGAGGCACGTGCGCTGTTGCACGAGCAGGCGCCGTTCAAAGCCGACCGCATCGCCTCGCTCGAACGTGAGGGATACCCCTGCTACACCACGTCGGCGGGGTGGCTGGGCTACCCCGACGACAAATTGCGGCGGCTCTGCCGCGAGACCCGCGACGCTGGCTTTACGCACGCCAAGTTCAAGGTCGGGCGCGATCTCGAGGACGACATTCGTCGCTTGCGTATTGCGCGCGAGGAGCTCGGTGACGACATGACGATCATGATCGACGCCAACCAGGTCTGGGAGGTGGATCAGGCGATCGAGTGGCTCAGCGCGTTGCAGTTTGCCAAGCCGTTTTTCATCGAGGAGCCCACCAGCCCGGACGATGTGCTCGGCCACCGCGCGATTCGACGAGCGATTGCACCAACCAAGGTCGCCACCGGTGAGATGTGCCAGAACCGCATCCTCTTCAAGCAGTTCATCACCGCGGGTGCGATTGACATCGTACAGATCGACAGCTGCCGCATGGGCGGCTTGAACGAGGTGCTGGCCGTGATGTTGATGGCGGCCAAACACGGGCTGCCGGTCTGGCCGCACGCGGGCGGGGTGGGTCTCTGCGAGTACGTGCAGCACATGTCGATGATCGACTACGTCGCGATCTGCGGCGAGAAGGACAACCGCCGCATCGAGTATGTCGACCACCTGCACGAGCACTTCGTCGACCCCTGCGACGTGCGGGACGGCGCCTATACGGCTCCGTCACGACCGGGCTTCTCGATCGAAATGAAGCCGGCCAGCATTGCGGCCTACACCTTCGACGGCGGTTGA
- a CDS encoding DUF1289 domain-containing protein translates to MTVASPCTGICKLDQNTGWCLGCGRSGDDIAAWNGQSSAWRDGVWAQIPTRLSTLGVRCRRLPWTTDELRQFVLDTLQPGRGTWVMGVVGAVAEYAVPSGWQHEVRCDGDTISACTRNGALRMSVNDDVRALTFDPPAAGDASRIVLAVKRERGHPPVADSVCNLGVDRDALEANAAGHLFDLGLGRAASRFCVRVCEGGALTALQGALGQPFSRALPHIGAALVAESPPRVVESALGRIEAHGRIPPPDARSPLGPHTHLLPDHLATERDTPIGMDLPGSYLPGAIFYPPR, encoded by the coding sequence ATGACCGTAGCCAGCCCGTGTACGGGAATTTGCAAGCTTGACCAAAACACCGGCTGGTGCCTCGGTTGTGGTCGCAGCGGTGATGACATTGCCGCGTGGAACGGCCAGTCGTCAGCGTGGCGTGACGGCGTGTGGGCGCAGATCCCCACGCGCTTGTCGACGCTGGGTGTGCGATGCCGTCGGCTGCCGTGGACAACGGACGAGCTCCGCCAGTTTGTCCTCGACACGCTGCAGCCAGGGCGGGGCACTTGGGTGATGGGCGTGGTCGGCGCGGTGGCCGAGTACGCGGTACCGTCGGGGTGGCAGCACGAGGTGCGGTGCGACGGGGACACCATCTCGGCGTGTACCCGAAACGGCGCGCTCAGGATGAGCGTCAACGACGACGTCCGCGCACTCACCTTCGACCCGCCAGCGGCGGGCGATGCGTCGCGCATCGTGTTGGCGGTCAAGCGCGAGCGTGGGCACCCGCCGGTGGCCGACAGCGTGTGCAACCTCGGCGTTGACCGCGACGCGCTCGAGGCCAACGCCGCAGGCCACCTGTTCGACCTGGGGCTTGGGCGTGCTGCCAGCCGATTCTGTGTGCGGGTGTGCGAGGGCGGTGCGCTCACCGCCTTGCAGGGCGCGCTTGGCCAGCCGTTCTCCCGTGCGCTGCCGCACATCGGCGCTGCGCTTGTCGCGGAGAGCCCCCCGCGGGTGGTCGAAAGCGCGCTCGGCCGCATCGAAGCACACGGACGGATCCCGCCACCCGACGCACGTTCGCCCCTCGGGCCGCACACCCACCTGCTGCCTGATCACCTCGCGACCGAGCGTGACACGCCGATCGGGATGGACCTGCCGGGCAGCTACTTGCCCGGTGCGATCTTCTACCCGCCGAGATAG
- a CDS encoding glycine cleavage T C-terminal barrel domain-containing protein — translation MAHIVSAGRLRKSPFYHSTMAEGAETLLTYNNMLIPRGYGDHEAEYWRLINGVSMWDVAAQRQVQLKGPDAATLAQILCTRDLSQQVVNQGKYVAVCDHRGTLINDPIALKIADDCYWLSIGNSDIWFWARCVAGERGLDVDVSEPDVSPLAVQGPRAEDVVAALCGDWVRDLKYFWFGDAEIDGIPLKVARSGWSKQGGFELYLLDGSKGDTLWQLVKEAGKPFDIGPGYPNPAERTESGLLNYGTDTDDHTNPFEVRLGTFVDLDISDDVIGIQALRRIKAEGVKRHQLGIVLEGGQEHEDQSIRDEIVKDGKVVGHMTHKAWSYRMQRMIGYGLVSVDVQVGGAVSVKRGASSVAGRVTDIPF, via the coding sequence ATGGCCCACATCGTCTCTGCCGGACGCCTCAGAAAATCGCCCTTCTACCACTCTACGATGGCAGAAGGCGCTGAGACGTTGCTCACCTACAACAACATGCTGATTCCGCGGGGCTACGGCGATCATGAAGCCGAGTATTGGCGGCTGATCAACGGCGTGTCCATGTGGGATGTCGCAGCGCAACGCCAGGTGCAGCTGAAGGGTCCTGACGCGGCCACGCTGGCGCAGATCCTCTGCACCCGCGACCTGTCACAGCAGGTCGTCAACCAGGGCAAATACGTCGCCGTCTGCGACCACCGCGGCACCCTGATCAACGACCCGATCGCGCTGAAGATCGCCGACGACTGCTATTGGCTCTCGATCGGTAACTCCGACATCTGGTTCTGGGCGCGCTGCGTCGCGGGCGAGCGTGGACTCGACGTCGACGTCTCCGAACCCGATGTGTCGCCACTTGCCGTACAGGGCCCCAGAGCCGAAGACGTCGTCGCTGCGCTCTGCGGTGACTGGGTGCGGGATCTCAAGTACTTCTGGTTCGGCGACGCAGAAATCGACGGCATCCCGCTGAAGGTGGCGCGATCGGGCTGGTCAAAGCAGGGCGGCTTCGAGCTCTACCTGCTCGACGGCTCGAAAGGCGACACGCTCTGGCAGCTCGTCAAGGAGGCCGGCAAACCCTTCGACATCGGCCCGGGCTACCCGAACCCGGCCGAGCGCACCGAGAGCGGCCTCTTGAATTACGGCACCGACACCGACGACCACACCAACCCCTTCGAAGTGCGCCTCGGCACGTTCGTCGACCTCGACATCAGCGACGACGTCATCGGCATCCAAGCGCTCAGACGAATCAAAGCCGAAGGCGTCAAACGCCACCAACTCGGCATCGTGCTCGAAGGCGGTCAGGAACACGAAGACCAATCCATCCGCGACGAGATCGTCAAAGACGGCAAGGTCGTCGGCCACATGACCCACAAGGCGTGGTCATACCGCATGCAGCGGATGATTGGATACGGTCTGGTATCGGTAGATGTGCAGGTTGGTGGCGCTGTCTCGGTGAAGCGGGGTGCCAGTTCAGTTGCCGGCAGGGTGACTGAC
- a CDS encoding N-acyl homoserine lactonase family protein → MTKPLSRRRVLTLSTLGVAATLGGCASTAPLADDAGAGAVASPGPVSVRIGRRLRLHMFQTGWVAVKEPHRAYAGPSSLRFPRIFLSRTWTEWLPVTAFVIEHPQGLFVVDTGETARILDPDYAACDAMTGLIYRRNLRFALSGEDEIGPQMRRAGLSPGNVDTVVMTHLHSDHMGGMRHFPQATFLVGEAAIGGHNGALMCRIPASATLQPVKHTDNAIGAFRRSHAVTQDGAITVVPTPGHANGHQSVLLQDDGVNVCLVGDAAFTLDQILTGETAGIVESVPDTEASAATLKTQFEDFNTVMLPTHDPDNAARLRSL, encoded by the coding sequence ATGACCAAGCCCCTGAGCCGACGCCGCGTCCTGACGCTCTCCACCCTCGGCGTGGCCGCCACCCTTGGCGGGTGCGCAAGCACGGCACCGCTCGCGGACGACGCGGGGGCCGGTGCGGTGGCGTCCCCCGGCCCGGTCAGCGTGCGCATCGGGCGGCGCCTGCGCCTGCACATGTTCCAAACCGGCTGGGTCGCGGTGAAGGAACCGCACCGCGCCTATGCAGGCCCGTCGAGCCTGCGCTTTCCGCGGATCTTCCTGAGCCGCACCTGGACCGAGTGGCTGCCGGTGACCGCGTTCGTGATTGAACACCCGCAGGGGCTCTTTGTGGTCGATACCGGTGAGACGGCGCGTATCCTCGACCCCGACTACGCCGCCTGCGACGCCATGACCGGTCTGATCTACCGCCGCAACCTCCGCTTTGCGCTCAGTGGCGAAGACGAGATCGGCCCGCAGATGCGCCGCGCCGGGTTGTCACCGGGCAACGTCGACACCGTGGTGATGACGCACCTGCACTCCGACCACATGGGCGGCATGCGGCACTTCCCGCAAGCCACCTTCCTTGTCGGCGAAGCGGCCATCGGCGGGCACAACGGTGCGCTCATGTGCCGCATCCCCGCGTCGGCGACGCTACAGCCCGTCAAACACACCGACAACGCCATTGGTGCTTTCCGTCGCAGCCACGCCGTCACGCAGGATGGCGCGATCACTGTCGTGCCCACCCCCGGCCACGCCAACGGCCACCAATCGGTGTTGCTGCAGGACGACGGCGTCAACGTGTGCCTCGTCGGCGATGCGGCGTTCACCCTCGACCAGATCCTGACCGGCGAGACCGCCGGCATCGTTGAATCCGTGCCCGACACCGAAGCGAGTGCGGCAACGTTGAAGACCCAGTTCGAGGACTTCAACACCGTGATGCTGCCGACGCACGACCCGGACAACGCGGCGCGGTTGCGCTCCCTCTAG
- a CDS encoding FAD-dependent oxidoreductase produces MDTDVLVVGGGLSGLALADRLAQQGTDFLLVDTQDRLGGRIATLEVDGAAFDLGPTWFWPGQPRLAAQAERFGIPVFEQYAAGDLMYQDQTGAVQRGRGYASMAGSYRLAGGVGALIDALAGTLDSARVMTHTALVSVQTQPGALTATLTQSGAPRTVTARQIVLAVPPRVVADTVRFEPALTDEQLQALAAVPTWMAGQAKVVAVYDAPHWRDAGLSGDAMSHRGPLVEIHDASPMAGGPFALFGFVGVPADARAAHREELLQLTRAQLVALFGPELGEPRELVLQDWATRPDIATPLDRTTVRQHPRYGLPTPLSALATQGIHFGSTETAHDFGGFLEGALEAAEAVAAQLARAAHARA; encoded by the coding sequence ATGGACACTGACGTCCTCGTCGTCGGCGGCGGGTTGTCGGGCCTCGCGTTGGCCGACCGCCTTGCGCAGCAGGGAACCGACTTCCTGCTGGTCGACACCCAGGACCGGCTCGGTGGGCGCATTGCCACACTCGAGGTCGACGGCGCGGCCTTTGACCTCGGACCGACCTGGTTCTGGCCCGGGCAACCGCGCCTTGCCGCGCAGGCCGAGCGCTTCGGGATACCGGTGTTCGAACAGTACGCGGCCGGCGACCTGATGTACCAAGACCAAACCGGCGCCGTGCAGCGCGGGCGCGGCTACGCCAGCATGGCCGGCTCGTACCGCCTGGCCGGTGGCGTTGGCGCGTTGATTGACGCGCTGGCCGGCACACTCGACAGCGCGCGCGTGATGACCCACACCGCGCTGGTGTCGGTTCAGACCCAGCCTGGCGCCCTCACGGCTACGCTGACGCAGTCCGGCGCGCCGCGCACGGTGACCGCCCGACAGATCGTGCTGGCGGTGCCACCGCGGGTGGTCGCCGACACGGTGCGCTTCGAACCTGCGCTGACAGACGAACAGCTGCAGGCGCTGGCAGCGGTGCCCACCTGGATGGCGGGGCAAGCCAAGGTGGTTGCCGTGTACGATGCGCCGCACTGGCGCGATGCGGGCCTCTCAGGCGATGCGATGAGCCACCGCGGCCCGCTCGTCGAGATCCACGATGCATCCCCCATGGCCGGCGGGCCCTTCGCCCTCTTCGGGTTTGTCGGAGTACCGGCCGACGCGCGGGCCGCGCACCGAGAGGAACTGTTGCAGCTGACGCGCGCGCAACTCGTCGCGCTGTTCGGCCCCGAGCTCGGCGAACCGCGCGAACTTGTCTTGCAAGACTGGGCCACCCGGCCCGACATCGCGACGCCGCTCGACCGCACCACGGTCCGACAGCACCCGCGCTACGGCCTGCCAACCCCGCTCTCTGCGCTGGCGACCCAGGGCATCCACTTCGGCTCGACCGAAACCGCACACGACTTTGGCGGTTTTCTGGAGGGAGCGTTGGAGGCAGCCGAGGCCGTCGCAGCGCAACTGGCGCGCGCCGCACACGCGCGCGCCTGA
- a CDS encoding cobalamin-binding protein, whose amino-acid sequence MNRFPPERIVCLTEETVETLYLLGESDRIVGVSGFAVRPKGVRREKPRVSAFTSADIPKILALEPDLVLTFSDLQADIAAELIRNGIAVMAYNHRDVAGILAMIRHLGATVGAGAKANVLADQYQRRLDEVASQATTGVRPRVYFEEWDDPLISGIHWVSELVEVAGGTDVFPQQAREPLAVNRIVSSEAVVAAAPDLILASWCGKKVRPEKIAARPGWDAIPAVQTGRIVEIKSPLILQPGPAALTDGLDAILTAFTLYSEAST is encoded by the coding sequence GTGAACCGGTTTCCGCCTGAACGCATCGTCTGCCTGACCGAGGAGACGGTCGAAACCCTCTACCTGCTCGGCGAATCGGACCGCATCGTCGGCGTGTCGGGCTTTGCCGTGCGACCGAAGGGCGTGCGACGCGAGAAGCCGCGTGTCTCGGCGTTCACCTCGGCAGACATCCCGAAGATCCTCGCCCTCGAGCCCGACCTCGTCCTGACCTTTTCCGACCTGCAGGCTGACATCGCCGCCGAGCTGATCCGCAACGGCATCGCGGTGATGGCCTACAACCACCGTGATGTCGCCGGCATCCTCGCGATGATCCGGCATCTCGGCGCCACCGTCGGTGCGGGTGCGAAGGCCAACGTGCTCGCGGACCAGTACCAACGCCGCCTCGACGAGGTCGCGTCACAGGCCACCACCGGCGTGCGTCCGCGCGTGTATTTCGAGGAGTGGGACGACCCCCTGATCTCGGGTATCCACTGGGTCAGCGAGCTGGTGGAGGTGGCCGGCGGCACCGACGTGTTCCCGCAGCAGGCGCGCGAACCCCTCGCGGTGAACCGCATCGTCTCGTCCGAGGCGGTCGTCGCCGCAGCGCCCGACCTGATCCTCGCCTCCTGGTGTGGCAAGAAGGTGCGCCCCGAGAAAATTGCAGCCCGCCCGGGTTGGGATGCCATCCCCGCCGTGCAAACAGGCCGGATCGTCGAGATCAAATCCCCACTGATCCTGCAGCCGGGCCCCGCCGCCTTGACCGACGGATTGGATGCCATCCTCACAGCGTTCACGCTCTACTCAGAGGCTTCGACATGA
- a CDS encoding SDR family NAD(P)-dependent oxidoreductase → MSAPLALVAGAGPGLGQALVAHCLANGYTAVGLNRSVPDGADDTLAVDLTDSADTAQLVAALTETHGAPALVVHNPAQLVIADFEQTSAADFEATWRTMVLSAVHLAHAVLPSMVAAGSGTVIVSGATASLRGGARFAAFASAKAGLRGLTQSLAREYGPKGVHIAHVILDGIIDTPASRALHNLDPDRMMRPVDIANTYLALAAQPPSTWTHELDLRPRGETF, encoded by the coding sequence ATGTCTGCACCCCTCGCACTCGTCGCGGGCGCCGGGCCCGGCCTTGGCCAGGCACTGGTCGCGCATTGTTTGGCCAACGGCTACACCGCGGTCGGGTTGAACCGCTCGGTGCCCGACGGTGCCGACGACACGCTGGCGGTCGACCTCACGGACAGCGCCGACACCGCGCAGTTGGTGGCCGCGCTGACCGAGACCCACGGCGCGCCCGCGCTGGTGGTGCACAACCCCGCACAGCTCGTGATCGCCGATTTCGAGCAGACGTCCGCTGCGGACTTCGAAGCCACGTGGCGCACGATGGTGCTCTCGGCCGTGCACCTCGCGCACGCGGTGTTGCCGTCGATGGTCGCGGCCGGCAGCGGCACGGTCATCGTGTCAGGCGCGACAGCGAGCCTGCGCGGCGGTGCCCGATTCGCAGCCTTCGCCTCGGCCAAGGCGGGGCTGCGCGGGCTGACCCAATCGCTCGCACGCGAGTACGGCCCGAAAGGCGTGCACATAGCCCACGTGATCCTCGACGGTATCATCGACACCCCGGCGAGCCGTGCGCTGCACAACCTCGACCCGGACCGCATGATGCGTCCGGTCGACATCGCCAACACCTACCTCGCGCTCGCAGCCCAACCACCGTCCACCTGGACACACGAACTCGACCTCCGGCCGCGCGGCGAGACCTTCTGA
- a CDS encoding 3-methyl-2-oxobutanoate hydroxymethyltransferase yields the protein MPSLTVKDLLDAKGVRQLAYVQVAREEEAIAASEAGMDMIGTAFLTERSHFAKAVPNTHFQFGLPWGKHADATEALRDAMAAMQAGAQSIYCGMSPAVVEVLAREGVPVICHVGLVPPKATWTGGYRAVGRTLAQAKAVWRQVRDFEQAGAFAVELEVVAANLATEMSKRTSLLTISLGSGGGCDAQYLFSADILGENRGHIPRHAKTYRNFAAERDRLQRERVSAYREYIADVAGGTFPEDQHVVEMAEDELGAVWGAPHP from the coding sequence ATGCCCAGCCTCACCGTCAAAGACCTGCTCGACGCCAAAGGTGTGCGCCAACTGGCCTATGTGCAAGTTGCGCGCGAAGAAGAAGCCATCGCGGCGTCCGAAGCGGGCATGGACATGATCGGCACGGCTTTTCTGACCGAGCGGTCGCACTTTGCCAAGGCCGTGCCCAACACCCATTTCCAGTTTGGCTTGCCCTGGGGCAAACACGCCGACGCCACCGAAGCGCTGCGCGACGCCATGGCCGCGATGCAAGCCGGTGCCCAGTCGATCTACTGTGGCATGAGCCCGGCGGTGGTCGAGGTGCTGGCGCGCGAAGGCGTGCCGGTGATCTGCCACGTGGGCCTCGTCCCGCCCAAGGCCACCTGGACCGGCGGCTACCGCGCGGTGGGTCGCACCCTCGCGCAAGCCAAGGCCGTCTGGCGACAGGTGCGGGACTTCGAGCAAGCCGGTGCCTTTGCCGTGGAGCTCGAAGTGGTCGCAGCCAACCTCGCCACCGAAATGAGCAAACGCACGTCGCTGCTGACCATTTCGCTCGGCTCGGGCGGTGGGTGCGATGCGCAATACCTCTTCTCGGCCGACATCCTCGGTGAAAACCGCGGCCACATCCCGCGCCACGCCAAGACCTACCGCAATTTCGCCGCCGAACGCGACCGCCTGCAGCGTGAACGCGTCTCGGCCTACCGGGAGTACATCGCCGACGTTGCGGGCGGTACCTTTCCGGAGGACCAGCACGTCGTGGAGATGGCCGAGGACGAGCTCGGCGCCGTGTGGGGTGCCCCGCACCCGTGA